A single genomic interval of Gossypium raimondii isolate GPD5lz chromosome 11, ASM2569854v1, whole genome shotgun sequence harbors:
- the LOC105803994 gene encoding suppressor of RPS4-RLD 1, translated as MNSAISERVELAKLCSSRDWSKAIRVLDSLLSQSCAIQDICNRAFCYSQLELHKHVVKDCDKALQLDPTVLQAYILKGRAFSALGRKEDAIAVWERGYEHALRQSADLKQLLELEELLTVAKPGKQDISFISDNHVADSKLSTPVSLSTPYVDGKLNETLKYQNEYNTSRLFQERRDVSKFCNMSNDKIDPRNRTNDEERSQSSLSSSELASDTNEKSRESFKNLTVLSDGSKLSVESADASENSSICGDNCNGGLSDLTSTNQMPHGLTNGTHNNFDTPSNSSDSGTALSEKSEPCSKSSAISSNSSDITEGHCLPNNSSGSHNEISDEAKRSKKFCVAKISKTKSISVDFRLSRGIAQVNEGNYAYAISIFDQILKEDPTYPEALIGRGTAYAFQRELEAAIGDFTKAIQSKPSAGEAWKRRGQARAALGESIEAIEDLTKALEFDPDSADILHERGIVNFKFKDFDAAVEDLSACVKLDKTNKSAYTYLGMALSSIGEHKRAEDAHLKSIQLDRSFVEAWAHLTQFYQDLANSKKAFDCLQQVIQIDPRYAKAYHLRGLLLHGMGEHRKAIKDLSVGLSIENSNIECLYLRASCYHAIGEYADAVKDYDAALDVELDSMEKFVLQCLAFYQKEIALYTASKVNSEFSWFDIDGDIDPLFKEYWCKRLHPKNVCEKVFRQPPLRDSLKKGKLRKQDIAITKHKTALLLAADLIGKKIQYDCPGFLPNRRQHRMAGLAAIEIAQKVSKTWRSLQVDWKHSNRSSKSGKRHRRKERISLASQNRGGAGCSTSSSSETPASYGSGEDRSSSRPMMSWQDVYSLAVKWRQISEPCDPVVWVNKLSEEFNSGFGSHTPMVLGEAKVVRYFPNYERTLDIAKMIMRDKLFVHNKSDEPIDLSKEGKLENIEHAKSCDDLYELVGEDFWLATWCNSTAFEGKQLEGTRITLVKMAQQPGYDFAIRTPCTPSRWEEFDAEMTMAWEAICNAYCGETYGSTDFNALESVREAILRLTYYWYNFMPLTRGTAVVGFVVLIGLFLAANMEFTGNIPKGVQVDWEAILNFDPNSFTDSVKSWLYPSLKISSSWKDFPDVTSTFATTGSVVAALSSYDD; from the exons ATGAACTCAGCTATCTCCGAGCGAGTCGAACTCGCCAAACTCTGCAGCTCTCGTGACTGGTCCAAGGCAATACGAGTCCTGGACTCGCTCCTCTCTCAGTCTTGCGCAATCCAAGACATCTG CAATAGAGCGTTTTGTTATAGTCAATTGGAGCTTCACAAGCACGTGGTTAAAGACTGTGATAAGGCGCTTCAGCTTGACCCTACGGTTCTTCAAGCTTATATCCTTAAAG GCCGTGCATTTTCTGCACTGGGAAGGAAAGAGGATGCTATTGCTGTTTGGGAGAGAGGGTATGAACATGCTTTACGACAGTCTGCTGATCTGAAGCAATTGCTGGAACTGGAAGAGCTTTTGACAGTAGCGAAACCAGGCAAACAAGACATAAGTTTCATTAGTGACAACCATGTGGCTGACTCTAAGTTATCTACCCCTGTGTCCTTATCAACACCTTATGTTGATGGGAAATTAAATGAAACTCTCAAGTACCAAAACGAATACAATACCTCTAGATTATTCCAAGAGCGTAGGGATGTATCGAAGTTCTGCAACATGTCTAATGACAAAATTGACCCACGCAATAGAACTAATGATGAAGAGAGGAGTCAGTCATCATTGTCTTCATCTGAGTTAGCATCTGACACCAATGAAAAATCACGTGAAAGTTTCAAAAATCTCACTGTGTTAAGTGATGGATCTAAGTTAAGTGTGGAATCTGCTGATGCTTCTGAGAACAGCAGCATCTGTGGTGATAATTGTAATGGAGGATTAAGTGATCTGACCAGTACAAATCAGATGCCTCATGGCCTTACAAATggaactcataataattttgaCACACCAAGTAATTCTTCTGATTCAGGTACTGCTCTAAGTGAGAAATCAGAACCGTGCAGTAAATCCTCTGCCATTTCCAGTAACTCAAGTGATATAACTGAAGGTCACTGCTTGCCAAATAACTCCTCTGGCTCACATAATGAAATCAGTGATGAAGCCAAGAGGAGTAAGAAGTTCTGTGTTGCTAAGATTTCAAAGACCAAGTCAATCAGTGTAGATTTTCGCTTATCAAGGGGGATTGCTCAG GTTAACGAAGGAAATTATGCTTATGCCATATCTATATTTGACCAG ATACTGAAAGAGGATCCAACATATCCTGAGGCACTAATAGGAAGAGGAACTGCATATGCATTCCAACGAGAGCTTGAAGCTGCTATTGGTGATTTTACTAAG GCTATTCAATCAAAACCATCGGCTGGTGAGGCTtggaaaaggagaggccaagctCGGGCTGCCTTAGGAGAATCTATTGAG GCAATTGAAGACCTGACCAAAGCATTGGAGTTCGATCCGGATTCAGCTGATATATTACATGAAAGAG GAATAGTGAATTTCAAGTTCAAGGATTTTGATGCTGCTGTTGAAGATCTGTCTGCTTGTGTGAAGCTTGATAAGACTAACAAGTCTGCATATACATATTTG GGAATGGCATTATCTTCAATCGGTGAACATAAAAGGGCAGAGGATGCACATTTGAAATCAATCCAACTTGACCGAAGTTTTGTTGAGGCCTGGGCTCATCTTACCCAG TTCTATCAAGATCTAGCAAACTCTAAAAAGGCTTTTGATTGCCTTCAACAAGTTATACAAATTGATCCAAG GTATGCTAAAGCATATCACTTACGTGGGTTACTACTTCATGGGATGGGGGAGCACAG GAAGGCTATTAAGGATTTATCAGTTGGATTGAGCATTGAAAACTCGAATATTGAGTGCTTATACTTACGAGCTTCATGCTATCATGCTATTGGAGAATATGCAGATGCG GTCAAGGACTATGATGCTGCCCTAGATGTTGAACTTGACTCGATGGAAAAGTTTGTGCTTCAATGTTTGGCCTTCTATCAG AAAGAGATTGCTTTATATACAGCTTCCAAAGTCAACAGTGAGttttcttggtttgatattGATGGAGATATAGATCCACTGTTCAAG GAGTACTGGTGCAAAAGATTGCACCCCAAGAATGTATGTGAGAAGGTTTTCAGACAGCCTCCATTGCGTGATTCTCTGAAGAAGGGAAAGCTTAGAAAGCAAGATATTGCTATTACAAAGCATAAGACTGCTCTTCTACTAGCTGCTGACCTAATTGGCAAGAAAATCCAATATGACTGTCCTGGTTTCTTACCCAATAGGCGCCAG CACCGTATGGCTGGATTAGCGGCCATTGAAATTGCACAGAAGGTGTCAAAAACATGGCGTTCTTTGCAAGTGGATTGGAAGCATTCTAATAGAAGCTCAAAAAGTGGTAAGAGGCACCGAAGAAAGGAAAGAATCAGTTTGGCTAGCCAGAACAGAGGTGGTGCTGGTTGTAGTACAAGCAGTTCCTCAGAAACACCAGCTTCATATGGCAGTGGGGAAGACAGATCTTCTAGTCGCCCTATGATGTCATGGCAAGATGTTTATTCTTTGGCTGTCAAATGGAGACAAATTTCTGAGCCTTGTGATCCAGTTGTGTGGGTTAACAAGTTGAg tGAAGAGTTCAACTCTGGGTTTGGTTCTCACACTCCAATGGTCCTTGGAGAAGCAAAAGTTGTCCGCTATTTCCCAAATTATGAAAG AACATTAGATATAGCAAAGATGATAATGAGGGATAAACTTTTTGTGCACAATAAGTCTGATGAACCTATTGATCTATCCAAAGAGGGGAAGTTGGAAAAT ATTGAGCATGCCAAATCTTGTGATGATCTTTACGAACTTGTGGGTGAGGATTTCTGGTTGGCTACCTGGTGCAACAGCACAGCTTTTGAGGG GAAGCAGCTTGAAGGGACTAGAATTACCTTGGTGAAAAT GGCACAACAGCCTGGATATGACTTTGCAATCAGAACACCTTGCACACCTTCCAGATGGGAGGAATTTGATGCTGAAATGACAATGGCATGGGAA GCCATTTGCAATGCTTATTGCGGAGAAACTTATGGGTCCACTGATTTCAATGCCCTCGAAAGTGTGAGAGAAGCTATTTTAAGACTGACATATTACTG GTACAATTTTATGCCACTCACAAGGGGCACTGCAGTGGTTGGCTTTGTTGTTTTGATTGGATTGTTTCTAGCTGCTAATATGGAGTTCACGGGCAACATTCCGAAAGGTGTGCAGGTTGATTGGGAAGCCATTCTCAACTTCGATCCTAACTCCTTCACGGATTCCGTTAAGAGTTGGCTGTATCCATCCCTAAAGATTTCGTCATCGTGGAAAGATTTTCCTGATGTAACCTCAACTTTTGCAACAACGGGATCAGTTGTTGCCGCTCTCAGCTCATATGATGATTGA